In the genome of bacterium, one region contains:
- a CDS encoding type II toxin-antitoxin system RelE/ParE family toxin, whose translation MTWHVVITPAALEMLKGISDRRIRGQVSDSIGMPAGDPEKKGKPLLGELAGFRSLRAAGQKYRVIYKVEKKIVTVVVVAVGRRREGDRKDIYSLARRLFEQKLL comes from the coding sequence TTGACCTGGCATGTGGTCATCACCCCGGCTGCCCTGGAAATGCTCAAAGGGATCTCCGACAGGCGCATACGGGGGCAGGTGTCAGACAGCATCGGCATGCCGGCGGGAGATCCTGAAAAGAAGGGTAAACCGCTGCTTGGCGAGCTTGCCGGATTCCGGTCCCTCCGTGCCGCCGGGCAGAAATACCGTGTGATCTATAAGGTGGAGAAGAAGATCGTCACCGTTGTCGTGGTTGCCGTGGGTAGAAGAAGGGAAGGGGACAGAAAGGACATCTACTCCCTGGCGAGAAGGCTGTT